The nucleotide sequence TAAGTTGAATTATTTTTTCTTTCACTTGTATGTGAAGATGAAACTATATACTCGTATTAGGCTTTCCAGACTCGAATAAATTTGTTTGTAATGACTTTCCAAATATATACGGTTTAATGTTTATCTTAATTTCTAAATAATATATTGCGGAGTATTTAATTGTAGTCTTCTAGTTAAATATTAGCTATAGTATGATAATATAAGTAAATTAATACTCTtagatatttaattaaataaatagatTTTAAAATTTGTTTTCTAGGTTTTACAATTTCTGATTATTCTAATTAGTTACCAAATATCTTGGTTATCACACGCTTACACGAGCTTATTCAAATTGCCTCTTGAAGAGCTTAAGTTCCAAGATGGCAAACATTCTTAGATTTACTGGACGTCTAAGTTTCCTGGAAATCAGTTTTTCGTGATGTTAATTTTTTTCCTACCATCTTCTTTAATTTTTAtacaatttatattttatatatatatcactcaggtggtattgggttttgttgttgttgttgtatatatatatatatatatatatatatatatatatatatatatatatatataatagacattttgtgtgtgtgtgtgtgtttaataCGTTTAAGTTGCGTTTGGTTTGCTCAAGGGAATCGCTAAAACTCTCGTTTATGAGACTTTCAACCCACACCCCTTAAGAAAAACCTTGTATCACTCTTTATTATTCCTGTAACATTCACACATACCAAAAACCCTCATCCAAACATACCCTAATATGGTAAACACATCATTTTGTGAATTTTCAGGTAGCTCGTGAAACAAATGAAGAGCTTCTTGCAATCCAGGCTGATCCTGCTGAAGGCTTTGATGTTGGGGCAATCTTGTCCATTGTGAAGAGGTCTGAACTTGgtattttgttattgttattatagtcATAGTATGGGTTTCTAggttttattattttggttatcaAGCTTTTCAATAATTACCTATCTGGAAATGTTTTTGCTGCATGGGAGTTCTCCTCAAATGTTTGTTCCCTCAATATTACAGGCAGTTGTCTAGTGAATATGAGGCGACTCGGATTGAATCGTTGCATTGGATTTCAACCCTTTTGAATAGACATCGAATGGAGGTACCGTTTTTGGTCATCATGACACTTATCTGCTTGTTTCTTTTTATTGAAAGTTATCTGTGAGGTATTTTTGATCTTAATCTTAATTCAATGTAAATTGTGGAACATGAAATTCTATTATGAGTGTTACTGTGTTAGACATGCTTAGGCTTTATGGTTATTGACTTAACTTCGTCATTTGCTTTATATTTCTTGTAATAATGGATATATGCATAGTGTTTGGTGTGATTTGTGGTTTCTTTTAAAGCTCATATGGACATATGGATGAAAAGTTTTCTTGTCCTTTCCATATCTCCATCTTTTTATCGTTTTGATTCTTGGTACGTTTTCTTCGGTCTGCCATTGATTCATTTTGTTTGCAAATTGATTTTCAAGTAAAGTTGCATTTATCTGCATGGAAGTTCTCTCTATTGGTTTGGTAGGTATAAATACATGCTGGtaccacattttttttttttttttttttaacttgaacatattaagtattaaatgtatacaaTTTGAAATTTTTCAACGTATTTTTATGCATGGTGTCAGTTGTAATACTAACTGAGATTGTAGCTAgtaatgaaaaataaaaattactaaTGAGTCAATGGTTTATACATGTAACAGGTCCTGTCATTTCTTAATGATATTTTTGACACACTTCTTAAAGCACTCTCAGATCCCTCTGATCAGGTAATCTTTCATTACACTCTTTAATCATTTTATCTCACTATATTCAAATTTGGTCAAGTTACTGTGGCATTCTCTTTATACTTAAAGATAAGATGTGATGTGTTGTAAAGTCTTTTCCCTTACATTTGTCCTTGATTAATATCATTAAACCATAGCGCAGCTCCTCATGATGATAACTAAATGGTGGCAGTATAAGTTGGCTCCAATTTACACGTGTACAATTACAATTTAACGTatcctagtttttttttttttttccaactcAAAGGTCAGATTTGAAATTGGAAAGTATCATTGAGTAGGGAATTTAAAGAATGCAGTTCATGTTGCCTGTAGGTTACTTAAATGAAATAGTGATTTTTTTAAGTTAATAACCTGTCTACTGTTCTTTCTAAACAGACAATAATTATCTGCTTGAACGTTAAAATCAGTATTGCACTTAGTTATGTTTGATTGTCTTGATAGGTGGTGCTCCTGGTACTGGAGGTGCATGCATGCATAGCGGAGGATCAATATAACTTCCGCCAGCTCGTTGTTTTTCTTGTTCATAAATTCCGGACAGATGCCGTACTCTTGGAGAAGTAAGCTTAAACACACTATTTTTTCCTGAATAATAAAAGATTTTCTGAAAGAATTATCTGTTTTTCCTTAATTTTTTCATTCTCCTCCTTTTTTAAACATTTTATAGGCGTGGTGCTTTGATAATCCGCCGACTTTGTGTGCTTATAGATGCTGTAAGAGTGTACCAGGAATTATCTACTATTCTCGAGGGGGAAGCTGATCTGGACTTTGCTTCTACTATGGTTCAGGTTCTTAATTTGTTCTCTTCCAAGAATCAATGTTTGACTTTAGGATTCAAACTTAGGAATATAAAATTTTCAAAGCTAAATTAGTTTATTTCAATGTCTTAGCTCGATATCATTGAGTGTAACAATTTTTTATAGTTTAgtgtttttttgtttttgtttttttttttttaattctctcCAAAAAGTAAGGAAGTTTTTGTGCGTTGTTCTAAAATAACCTATTTGACCATAAAAAGTTATAAGTGTAATCTTCTTATATGTAGAAGTGGTGCGATGCCTATACGATACAAAAGAAAGTGCAAGTATGCAACTAAATGAAATACAATTGATAGATAGATGCAACCTAATTGGGTATGAGTTTTAACAAACCTTAGGTAGTAGTATCAAAGGGAAGTTAAGCTAGTTGCTGTTATAGGGTTGCAGAACTCGGGAAAACTCGCTGAGTACTCGTCAAAAGTTCGGGCTGAGTATTCGGTAAAAACTCGGTCAACTCTCAGTCAAAACTCGGGATTTACTCGGAAAGTCGgtcaaaacttggtcaaagtaaaaCTTGGTCAACATCTGATTACTCCATAAAAAGTCCCTACCGAGTACTCCACCGAGTAGCAATTTTTGCAACGATGCTTACTGTTTCTGAGACTCTATTTCTTATTTTACTATAGGCTTTGAATTTAATCCTGCTAACTGCGTCCGAGCTATCTGGCTTACGGGATCTTCTAAAGCAATCACTAGTTAATGCTGCTGGAAAGGACTTTTTTCTTTCACTCTATGCCTCATGGAGCCATTCATCGATGGCAATATTAAGTCTCTGTCTATTGGCACAGGCAAgtcttcattttttttctttcttatccaTCTTTTTTTTATGGTTGTTTTCTTTGTATCCATATATATCAATAAGAAAAAAAAACAGATGGCTAAAAACCAGGATTATCTTGGTGTTACGTCTAAATGTCTAATGCTTTTATTGATTTGTGTTTGTTTCGTCTAACAGGCTTATCAGCATGCAAGTTCAGTCATCCAATCTATAAAGGAGGAAGACATTAATGTCAAATTCTTGGTTCAGCTGGATAAATTAATAAACTTATTGGAGACTCCAATTTTTGCTTATCTTAGGCTTCAGGTGTGTTGCTGCTTTACTTTTCACTATGTTGTTAGAAAGTTAAATTTCAAGTTTGTTTTCTGCAAATAGTATATATTTAAGTACTTAAAAATAAAAGTTCCAATACTATTACtgttgctattgttattattattatgattgtgccATACCGTTACAGCCTTTTCGCCTTACTTGCAGCTTCTTGAACCTGGAAGATATATATGGTTGttaaaagctttgtatggtcttcTTATGCTACTTCCCCAGGCATGTCTTATTCATGTTTTATGCCAAATTAAATATCCCATACAGGTGGCAATTTCGTTCATTTACTTATAAACAGATTAATTTCATTTATATGTTTATCTTTAATTGATTTCAAgggtaaattaaaaataaaaatagagctAAGAAGAATAAGGGTTGAATGGAtcacatgtaatattaatattatacccGATGAATTATAGCATTGCTGCAATATTATGAATTTTTTAATCAATTTTGATACACCAATGAAATACAAACACAATCAAAGTTTATATGCAAAATCGTTCCGCATCAACTCAACCTCttaatatgtacaataaaataaagTTGTCTGTTTTTGACCATTACCCAACACACTTGCTGAGCCTGTTTTATTGCCACCTCAATTTTTTTATTGTACTATTGTTGGTGCCCCTGGTGGATACAATAAGTTGATATCTCATTTTATGTGTCTCCTTTGTCATTATGCAGCAAAGTGCAGCCTTTAAAATCTTAAAAACGCGTTTGAAGACGGTGCCTTCAtattcttttgacaaggaacaactCAGCCGTACATCATCAGTAACATATTTTTCTGATGATGGTAACGCGAATGATGATCCTCGGAACAACATGCATAATGGCATAGACTTTGCATTTTGGTTGCAACGATTCGAACAGATGCAGCAACAACATCGTGTACATTTTAAAGCACAAGCACTGTCACACAAGACTTCCACATCTTCCTCAAAGGTTTGTCCCCTATATCTACAACTTGAACAAGTTTATTCCTTTTTTTTTGTCTTGGATTTAACATTTTAAATAAAATTGATTCGTTAGGTCAAAGAGGTGCAAAAACAAGAAGAATTTAAAGGACCCGCTGTACCAGAGTTGAGCAGGCCTCCTTCCAGATTATCTCGAAAAGGTCCTGGACAGTTACAACTATGATGGATGATGTTAACGGAGGCTCAAAATCCAGTACGGATtatagaatgtatatcgttgtagtcttttttttttttggttgctGTATCCGTTGAACTTTTTGTGATGgaggtttttttctttttttttgattTGTTTTGTTTCTCCACTTGAATCGCTCTTGGATATATCCAAGTTATTCTTTACTCTGGACGATTGATCTTGTGGTTCTGTTATTTTTGTTGAAAACCACAGGACCAGAGGTTATATATATTCTGCTTTTAGAAGTTGCAGATGCTTTGGCTAATATATTCTTATAATAAGAAATCTCAAGGCCTTTGTTTGCTACCGTTGGTTTTATTTCACATTTCGTTTTATGATACGTGTTTTCATTACGTGACGAGATTCGAGAAATGGGATGATTTGGTCTATTAAATTTACATATCATCATATTAGGAATGACATTCCGTTTGAGCACATAAGTGAATGATTTTGTATTTTTCCAGGAACATGCGGTGTCCAGAAACTGAGTTCGCATATCATTTAGCCGATAAGAGATGCAAGCGTATATCTGGTGTTGAACATATGCTATCCATGTTCCATCTGATGTTCTCTCAATGATGATTCTGAAAAATCAATATGGGTTGAATGTGAAAATTGTTATTAAGGATTAAATTATAAGAATTTTTTTAGTCAAATATGAATCTTTGTAAACAATGTAGATATCATTTGAAAATAAGTAGTTATGATAGAATCGAACTTTTGATTGATCTGGGTACTTGGGACCTATAGATGAAGATATGGTCTAGATCCTATTGAATCTCATTTAATTTGACACGCCAACTACTGCGGTTAAAGGTGGCAAATTGGTTGGGTCAGAGATAGAGTCAACATGTTTTAAACCATTTGGTTGATTAGAATGTCTAAAAAAAATTTTGAAGGAaaattttttacaagttttttTGTAAAAAAATTCCACGTCAGCGCAGACTGATTGTCACGTCAGCGCAGACTGACTGCCACGTCAGTGCAGACTTGTGCCACACAAACTTACACGTGTTGTCAATCTGCGTTGACGTgaaattttaacaaaaattatttttttttaaatttttgaaaaatattttttttcCTAAAACATTTTTCcgattttttttaaaatttgttttttttcCAGTCTGTGAGcatattgaaatttttttttttttttttttttttttaatttgtgtgCATATTGAAGTTGAATCGTGCAGATATGCAAACACTAAGGCCTGTTTACTTGGGACTACTTGGTATTAATTGAATGTGGAGATTTATCGGTAAAAAAAGTTGGGTGTTTACTTTTGCCTTTTTGATTAATTTTGACTATACTAGTGTCTGTTTCAGAAATGCAGAAAAGGTATGTAGTCCCCATATAGCTCTTATTTTCCAAATTATACCCTTCTACCCTTCTCCAATCTATTTACGGAGTAATTTGTTACTGTATTTCAATAAAAACAAATCTCCTACATTCTTACTTTGAACTCCCCGTGAACCCTGTTACTCCCTTCCGATCAACAATCGCTATTCCGATGAACCTTGAAAATTGCGTATCTCAAAACCCACTACCAATTGCTACTCCGTCGACCCCATACATGCTACTCCGGCGATCCGTACATCGTCAAATTCAGATTTATCCACCGCCGATTACTTCATTTACTCCAAGTAGATAGATCTATAAAACCTAAATACGCAATACAAAACTGTTCCTTTGTCAAAGTGGTAGGCAATCACACATAATTACACTTTATTTTCATCTGAATTCATTTGttttttttatctttatttttattttcaccaCCTGCTTAATTCTGGATTCGATGCTTTTATGTGGTAGTTACCTAACAATTTGGTTGTTTTTGTCAATTGTAAATATAAATTAAAGTTGTAATTTTTCCCCGGCTAAAATTGTAAATTTTGTTTTAATTTGAACGGTGCTGCAAGTGTTATTCAATTGTAATCTTTATTGTTTGatgtttaattttattgttatcaatttttttttttttttttttgaaaggcaaaataattttattaatatataaatatatgtacattataCATCCCCGAAAAGTAACAAACATCCAACGATTATAACTACTAGACAAATGGAATTAAAAACCGACTATAAGTAAAACCCCCAGGAGAGGGGACTCAACGAATCGAGTAGGGACACGAAGTAGTACACAGTGCTGATCGAGCAGCGACAAAGCATAAACTCCAAGGCCCGTTTAACCCCTGAAGATCTTGCCTTATAGAAGGTTAGCCACGAGAAGCATAGAGGATGCTGTGGGGTATTAGCCAATGCCCACTCTTGATGTAACAACGCAATACGAGCTCGGGTTAATGAGCCATTGTGACCATTGAATTTGAGCTTTCTTTATTCGACCCGAAATCCATTTAAAGGATGAAAGTTGGATATCCGCTAGAATTGAAGGTATGTCCCAGATTTGGTTTTGAAAGATTTTTAGGTTGCGATATCTCCAAATAGAATAACCGCAGACCCACTTGGTGGCTTCCCATATTTTTGAACCTATCGATGAGAGACTGGAGCTGCAGCTACTTGAAAATAAATCCGCGACGTTTAGTTCTGCCGGGGGAGAAAAATTCCACCATTTGTAAAAATCCAACCATATAGCTTTAACCTGGGGGCATGTGGCAAGAATATGTTCGGTTGTCTCGGACGAGTCTTGGCAGATATTGCAAAGAACCGAACCGAGGTCTAAACCACGTTTGTCAAGTTCGGGTTTAACTGGAAGTCGATGAAGTTTTGCTCGCCAAACGAAAAGTTCAACTTTTAATGGGACAGATCTGTTGCGTTTTGTAGGTGGTTTTACAGTTGAAGGTTGGAGTCGAAGCATGTCTAAGTTTGCCGAAACTTGTTTGGTGAAAGAGTTATCCGAATCTGTTAGGGTGCAAAGCCACGAGTCTTCGGTAACGTTATTAGTATTCTGAGGTGGAGTAAAGTTCTCGATCAAACTTGATAGCTCCTCCATATCGCTAGCGCTTCTGCCCCTTGGAGAATGGAGCCAACTGCCATTGAATGAAAAGGATGACCCAGCTAAGTCCACCCGATCGAAGACGGTGCAACTTTTATCAGTATCAAGTGCAAATAATCGGGGGTATTTTTCTTTCAGAATGAAGCTCCCAAGCCAACGGTCGTGCCAAAAAGCTGTGCGTTTTCCATCTTTTAGAAACCTGCAAAAAATATGCGAAAAATCCCATCCAGCTTTCTCGAAATCCTTAGTGATATTGATGATGTTAAACCAAGTGGCACCGAGTTTCTTAAACCTGCAAAAGTCGTTAGTGACAAGCCCACCGTCCCTACCGTAAATACTAGAAATCACTTTAGTCCAAAGTGAGCAAGATTCCGATTTgaaccgccaccaccattttccTAGCAAGGCTAGGTTTTTGGCGGAAAGCGATCCAATGTCTAAACCTCCCGAGTCGTAAGGTAGTAAAGtgtcatcccatttaacccaacaTATTTTCTTACCCGACCCGGACCCGCCCCAGAAAAAATTACAACGAAGCGATTCAAGTTGTTTTAAGATAGAGGACGGGGCTTTGAAGAGTGAAAAGTAATAAAGTGGAAGACTAGAGAGAACGGATTTTACCAATGTGAGCCGACCTCCGAAAGATAAAGTTTTTGATTTCCACTCCGCGAGTCGCTTTTTGAATTTGTCCACCACCGGAAGCCAATGAGTGGGTTTGTTCATCTTAACTCCTATGGGTAAACCTAAGTAGGTAAAAGGAAAATCACCCGCTTTACATCCGATTCTTAGAGCTATACTTTCCAAGTCCCCATTCGAAACACCAACACCGAATAGATTGCTTTTATGGAAGTTAACTTTTAGACCCGAGAGATCTTCAAAGCACTTGAGAATTTTCATGGTGTTCAATATGTTGTGACGGGACCACTCACCAAAAAAGATGGTATCGTCAGCGTATTGTAAGTGCGAAATTATGACTTTTTCTTTACCgacttctatccctttgaaatgcCCCGACAACATGGCACGCTTTACAAGGAGGTTTAAACCTTCCGCCGCAATTATGAATAAAAAGGGGGAGAGTGGGTCACCTTGCCTAACACCTCGTTCCGGGGTGAATTCACGGGTTGGGGATCCGTTAATGAGAATGGATATTGAGGCGGAGCTAAGGCATGCGAAGATCCATTTTTTCCATCTATTACCGAACCCGATATTCTCCATGGTTTCCATCAAGAAGTCCCATTTTAGGCAATCAAAAGCCTTTTCGAAATCTACCTTGAAAATGAAACCTTTTCTTTATTGTTATCAATTAGTTATTATGATCGTTGATTTGAGTAATAATAACtatttaacaattataattatatttagtttAAGGGTAATATAGTCATTTTCTTTATTCTGACCATTAATTTGTTACGGAAAGTAAACAACATTATTCATTTACCGATTAATACATAAAGTCCACCCATATCCATTTTGCCATCTATATCCATAACTATcttaataataagaaaagtaaacaGCCCTTAAATTTTGTATTAATAGAATGAGAGGGATCATTCATTAATCTCAAACCCTAACGATAGTTCAATTAGATCTAtagatatatattattttttaatttttattttgtcccctttttagaaagaaaaaaaaagagaatgtatataatataattatatcgtTATGTTATTGTATGCTATCCACGGATTTACATATCAACTGTGGACCAACTATGTAAAAAATAAAAACTCATAAATATGGATTAGGTGTAATACGTGCATTCATAAGTTCCCAAGTTATAGTTAGTTTAGAATTTGCTGGTTGTACGGACGTGCACCCCATCAATTCACATACACACAACATCCCCGTGAATTATATCACATAGCAAATATCTTTTTTATTTTGATTTCACATCATATATCTCTTCAATCAACTAATTATTAAGCATTCTACTCAAAAATCTCTTTCAATTCTACAATCATTCATGGGTCTAAAGTCTCTCTTCAATAGAAAAACAAAGAAAACCATGAAAGATAACACAACCGAAAACACAAACATGAGCCGTTTGCAAATCGAGGACGAGCTAGAAAAAGTGTTCAAGAAATTCGATGTTAATTCTGACGGCAAGATTTCGTCATCAGAGCTTGGATCAATCAGGGTCACAAGACAAGTGAAGAAGAGCTAGTAAGTATGATAAAGGAAGTTGATGTTGATGGCGATGGGTTTATCGATTTACAAGAGTTCATTGAGTTGAACACGAAAAATTTGGATTATAATGAGGTATTGGTTAATTTGAAAAATGCCTTTTCTATTTTTGATATCGATAAAAACGGTCTGATCACGGTTGATGAACTCAAGAATGTGTTGGGTAGTTTAGGAGAAGAAAGTAGTATCCAAGATTGCAGAAAAATGATAGATGGGGTTGATCAAGATGGTGATGGGATGATTAGTTTTGATGAGTTTAAGGTTATGATGATGAGTGGATTAAGATTAGACGATAACTGAATTATGAGATTGTTTGATATGGATTTTATGGAATTGATTTTGAGAGAATGTCATTAAtggttacggagtattattttgtaAAATAGAAGTACTATCTATCATTTATCATCTGTTGTCTATTCTACCTTTCTACCCTCCCTCCATGTTCCGTTGTTGTATCCCAATTAACACTTATTTTCGTTTGACTTATAGTTATTGGTGTTGGCATATGCAACAAGCTAGATTTCATTTTTAAACAAGTTTTATCTTTGGATTTGTAATTTGGATTCAGGCTTTAATCTTTGGTTTTGTAATTTTCTTTTTATTGAACAGCAGTAAACGCCCTacggttgcataacccgcccccaactactgcACAGGAGGAAACCCGGTCCAATTGGAGGGCATGAGCGGTAAAACCCCCATCCCCCACTGGATGTGCGAAAGGCGCCATTTAGTAGAATTCAAGGGTAAAAGGGCAACATTTtgtgagtcgaactcctgacctctcgctaagagaggcagaccactatCACATGAGTTACGTCATCTCATAACATATTTTTAAATCACTCTCAATCATCATCAAAGTTCATCTCATAACATATTTTTAAATTGGCGCTACGTCAGCACCTACTCAAAATTCCTCTCATAACTGAATGATAACTAAGCTACTGTCATTCGTGACATGTTTGATAAAAAAAACACGATACTCACTATTTTAATTTATAAATCgatacaaaaatattaaatattatttgtGCAATCTGTTTGTTCAACAATTTCATTACAAAAAGGCCGTATTATCAAGAGTGCCGTTAGAAATGAAGGATGGTGGACGAGGATAACTGAGAACTAATTGCTTGTCATTAGTGTTCTTCGAGGACCAGTAAGGGCGACTTACATGAGAAATCGACGAGAGCGTTCTAATTATTCATTTATGAGAATATTTGACTTGCTATTTAAAGTAGGACTATTGACCAAAATGCTCATTTTTTCAAATAACTATAATAAATCGTCCTAAAAAAAATTATTGTCAAAAAGCTCTCGCAAGTCGCAAGGTTATCATGCGACTGCGCGACTCGCAATTTGATCGGCCATAGCTGAGGAATTTCAGGTCGTGAAATGAGATTTGAACTGATGACCAGGACAATACGAGTCGCAACGTCGCACATATATTTTACGAGTTGCGTATGACCCTTTATGTTTAAGTCGTACGATGTTGCTGAACGAGTCGCAACGCTCGCAAGGTTCACTTTGCGAATTTCAGAAATCTTATCCTGATAAGATTTCCGATAAGATTCTATGACACGTGGGGTCCAATTGCTTCACGGGTGATGCGCCCGGATCCGGTGTTGTTTTTCTCCCCGAAATGAATGAATGGATGGATGGTGGATGTTGGGGGTAAACTAGACGGTTTCCTGGGTTTTACTCGCGACAGTCGGTCCCGGTTGCATCTCTCTAGTCGTTTGAAGAGTTAGTCTTTCAGCTTTTCAGAGAGCGTAATTATAACATAGGGTCGTCACACGACTCAACAGTTTGGACGAGAATGACAAGGTTTCTTTATCTGTATTTAAGTTAATGTCTTATTATATTTTTTGTGAGTACTTTTCTGGTTTTATgattataatatagatatataatatttttgTGTTGCGTTTTTCTATTTTATAACCTACCTACTTAACTACtacttaattttatatatatatatatatatatatatatatatatatatata is from Rutidosis leptorrhynchoides isolate AG116_Rl617_1_P2 chromosome 10, CSIRO_AGI_Rlap_v1, whole genome shotgun sequence and encodes:
- the LOC139871601 gene encoding protein VAC14 homolog, producing the protein MADILTAIPAAVLRNLADKLYEKRKNAALEIEGIVKQLTVAGDHDKVNAVINLLTHEFTYSPQVNHRKGGLIGLAAATVGLSAEAAQHLEQIVPPVINSFSDQDSRVRYYACEALYNIAKVVRGDFIVFFNQIFDALCKLSADSDANVQNAAHLLDRLVKDIVTESDQFSIEEFIPLLRERMNVLNPYVRQFLVGWITVLDSVPDIDMLGFLPDFLDGLFNMLSDSSHEIRQQADSALSEFLQEIKNSPSVDYGRMAEILVQRASSPDEFTRWTAITWINEFVKLGGDQLVPYYADILGAILPCIADKEEKIRVVARETNEELLAIQADPAEGFDVGAILSIVKRQLSSEYEATRIESLHWISTLLNRHRMEVLSFLNDIFDTLLKALSDPSDQVVLLVLEVHACIAEDQYNFRQLVVFLVHKFRTDAVLLEKRGALIIRRLCVLIDAVRVYQELSTILEGEADLDFASTMVQALNLILLTASELSGLRDLLKQSLVNAAGKDFFLSLYASWSHSSMAILSLCLLAQAYQHASSVIQSIKEEDINVKFLVQLDKLINLLETPIFAYLRLQLLEPGRYIWLLKALYGLLMLLPQQSAAFKILKTRLKTVPSYSFDKEQLSRTSSVTYFSDDGNANDDPRNNMHNGIDFAFWLQRFEQMQQQHRVHFKAQALSHKTSTSSSKVKEVQKQEEFKGPAVPELSRPPSRLSRKGPGQLQL